The Kluyveromyces lactis strain NRRL Y-1140 chromosome B complete sequence genome contains a region encoding:
- the SMB1 gene encoding mRNA splicing protein SMB1 (similar to uniprot|P40018 Saccharomyces cerevisiae YER029C SMB1 associated with U1 U2 U4 and U5 snRNPs as part of the Sm-core that is common to all spliceosomal snRNPs U1 snRNP protein), with product MSQVEVKKKETKLSDLIDYRIRVATHDGRVYIGQLMAFDAYMNLVMGDCVEERMPHKQIIEVLKSGGNLSSNVQVERRTFGLIILRGEHVLSTSVESPPQLSKKERIEVQKKNAKKLDNAKKARQGKTSNKMNVGTNGSNITSTNSESSNRVTKPSHKPINTNSGAPSRFNSNSQVRPSRFQAPPGFKKRN from the coding sequence ATGTCGCAAGTTGAAGttaaaaagaaggaaacgAAGCTATCAGATTTGATAGATTATAGAATACGAGTCGCTACCCATGACGGAAGGGTTTATATTGGCCAACTTATGGCTTTTGATGCATATATGAACCTTGTAATGGGAGATTGTGTAGAGGAACGCATGCCTCATAAACAAATCATAGAAGTACTTAAAAGTGGAGGAAACTTGTCAAGCAATGTGCAAGTCGAAAGAAGGACTTTTGGACTAATAATTTTACGGGGTGAGCATGTGTTGAGTACCTCGGTTGAGTCACCTCCCCAACTCTCTAAGAAGGAACGAATCGAAGtccagaagaagaatgcAAAAAAATTAGATAATGCGAAAAAGGCTCGTCAAGGGAAGACTTCTAACAAGATGAACGTTGGAACGAATGGATCTAATATAACTTCAACTAACTCAGAAAGTTCAAATAGAGTTACGAAGCCAAGTCATAAACCTATCAATACGAATTCTGGAGCTCCCAGTAGGTTTAATTCTAATAGTCAGGTACGCCCCAGCCGGTTCCAAGCCCCTCCAGGcttcaaaaaaagaaactaa
- the YPT31 gene encoding Rab family GTPase YPT31 (highly similar to uniprot|P51996 Saccharomyces cerevisiae YGL210W YPT32 probably involved in intra-Golgi transport or in the formation of transport vesicles at the most distal Golgi compartment; ras-like GTPase, highly homologous to YPT31) — MQGEDYGYDYDFLFKIVLIGDSGVGKSNLLSRFTANEFNLDSKTTIGVEFATRTIEVEGKKIKAQIWDTAGQERYRAITTAYYRAAVGALIVYDITKSSSYENCNHWLAELKQNADENVAVGLIGNKSDLDHKRAVPTDEARNYAQENQLLFTETSALNADNVDEAFRALITAIYQMISKNQLDLNDASGNNANAPKGPTISLTPAPNEKHKKSTNNCC; from the exons ATGCAGGGAGAAGATTACGGATACGACTATGACTTTTTGTTTAAGA TCGTGCTAATTGGAGATTCTGGAGTTGGTAAATCCAATTTGCTATCGCGATTCACAGCTAATGAATTTAACCTTGATTCAAAGACTACTATCGGTGTAGAGTTTGCTACAAGGACCATTGAAGTGGAAGGTAAAAAGATAAAGGCCCAAATTTGGGATACTGCTGGCCAAGAACGTTACCGCGCAATCACCACAGCATACTACAGGGCGGCAGTTGGCGCTTTAATAGTTTATGATATCACTAAATCAAGTTCCTACGAAAATTGTAACCACTGGTTGgctgaattgaaacaaaatgcCGATGAAAATGTCGCTGTTGGACTCATTGGTAATAAATCTGATTTGGATCATAAACGTGCGGTTCCAACAGATGAGGCTAGGAATTATGCTCAAGAaaatcaacttcttttcacGGAAACTAGTGCATTGAATGCTGACAATGTTGACGAAGCGTTCAGAGCATTGATTACTGCTATCTACCAAATGATTTCCAAAAATCAACTAGACTTGAATGACGCCTCAGGAAACAATGCCAACGCTCCAAAGGGACCTACGATCTCTTTGACACCGGCACCAAACGAAAAACACAAAAAGAGTACAAACAACTGCTGTTAG
- the PRP43 gene encoding DEAH-box ATP-dependent RNA helicase PRP43 (highly similar to uniprot|P53131 Saccharomyces cerevisiae YGL120C PRP43 RNA helicase in the DEAH-box family involved in release of the lariat-intron from the spliceosome), with translation MGKRRFSNEHVSAVETSIPEHAAEIAEKLTKDHPPPAAEPLIHHDSGEFSGMQRHHTTAADAERLENGSVNPFTGGSLSEKYFGILKVRRDLPVHAQRDEFLKIYQENQIMVFVGETGSGKTTQIPQFVLFDEMPHLQNTQVACTQPRRVAAMSVAQRVAEEMDVKLGEEVGYSIRFENKTSNKTILKYMTDGMLLREAMEDHDLKRYSCIILDEAHERTLATDILMGLLKQVIDRRPDLKIIIMSATLDAEKFQRYFNKAPLLAVPGRTHPVEIYYTPEFQRDYLDSAIRTVLQIHATEEKGDILLFLTGEDEIEDAVRKISLEGDQLIREQGCGPISVYPLYGSLPPHQQQRIFEPAPESHNGRPGRKVIVSTNIAETSLTIDGIVYVVDPGFSKQKVYNPRIRVESLLVSPISKASAQQRAGRAGRTRPGKCFRLYTEEAFKKELIEQSYPEILRSNLSSTVLELKKLGIDDLVHFDFMDPPAPETMMRALEELNFLACLDDDGNLTPLGRLASQFPLDPMLAVMLIGSPEFSCSEEMLTIVAMLSVPSVFIRPSKDKKRSDDAKNIFAHPDGDHLTLLNVYHAFKSDEAYEYGINKWCRDNFLNYRSLSAADNIRNQLERLMVRYNLELNTTDYDSPRYFDNIRKALAAGFFMQVAKKRSGGKGYITVKDNQDVLIHPSTVLGHDAEWVVYNEFVLTSKNYIRTVTSVRPEWLIELAPAYYDLDHFQKGDIKLSLERVKQKLDKMVELQQEKKKSAKSKKSKK, from the coding sequence ATGGGCAAAAGAAGGTTTTCAAACGAGCATGTGTCTGCTGTTGAGACTTCTATTCCGGAGCATGCAGCTGAAATCGCAGAAAAATTAACCAAAGATCACCCTCCACCAGCAGCAGAGCCTTTAATTCATCATGATTCTGGTGAGTTCAGCGGGATGCAACGCCATCACACTACTGCGGCCGATGCCGaaagattggaaaatggATCAGTTAATCCATTCACTGGTGGCTCACTATCAGAGAAATATTTCGGTATTCTAAAGGTAAGAAGAGACTTGCCAGTGCACGCTCAAAGAgatgaattcttgaagatctATCAAGAAAACCAGATCATGGTTTTTGTTGGTGAAACGGGTTCCGGTAAGACCACTCAAATTCCTCAATTTGTGCTGTTCGATGAAATGCCACATTTACAAAATACTCAAGTTGCTTGTACGCAGCCTCGTAGGGTTGCTGCCATGTCTGTGGCACAGAGAGTtgctgaagaaatggaCGTCAAACTAGGCGAAGAAGTTGGTTATTCCATTAGATTCGAAAATAAGACCTCTAATAAAActatcttgaaatatatgACTGATGGTATGTTGTTAAGAGAAGCCATGGAAGACCATGACTTGAAACGTTACTCTTGTATCATTTTAGATGAAGCACACGAACGTACTTTGGCAACAGATATCTTGATGGGTCTTTTGAAACAGGTTATTGATCGTAGACCtgatttgaagattatTATCATGTCTGCTACTTTAGATGCTGAGAAATTCCAAAGATACTTTAATAAGGCGCCACTTTTAGCTGTCCCTGGTAGGACACATCCAGTGGAGATCTACTATACACCAGAATTCCAAAGAGATTATTTGGATAGTGCTATAAGAACTGTTTTACAGATCCATGCTACGGAGGAGAAGGGTGACATTTTGTTATTCTTAACCGGTGAAGATGAGATTGAAGATGCTGTAAGGAAAATATCATTAGAAGGGGATCAGTTAATTAGAGAGCAAGGTTGTGGTCCTATCTCTGTATATCCATTATACGGTTCTTTGCCTCcacatcaacaacagcgCATTTTTGAACCTGCTCCTGAATCCCATAATGGAAGACCTGGTAGAAAAGTCATTGTATCTACTAATATTGCAGAAACCTCTTTGACTATTGACGGTATTGTGTATGTTGTTGATCCTGGTTTCTCTAAGCAAAAAGTTTACAACCCAAGAATTAGAGTTGAATCCCTTTTGGTCTCTCCAATTTCAAAGGCATCAGCTCAACAAAGAGCTGGTAGAGCTGGTCGTACCAGACCTGGTAAGTGTTTCAGACTATATACTGAAgaagctttcaaaaagGAACTTATCGAGCAATCATATCCTGAAATTCTCCGTAGTAATCTTTCTTCGACAGTCTTAGAACTAAAGAAACTAGGCATTGACGATTTGGTGCATTTCGATTTCATGGACCCTCCTGCCCCAGAAACTATGATGAGAGCCTTAGAAGAATTAAACTTTTTGGCATGTTTAGATGACGATGGTAATTTAACACCTTTGGGTAGATTGGCTTCTCAATTCCCTCTTGATCCAATGCTTGCGGTAATGTTGATTGGATCCCCCGAATTTTCTTGTTCCGAAGAGATGCTAACGATTGTCGCCATGTTATCCGTACCTAGTGTTTTCATTCGTCCTTCGAAAGataagaaaagatcagATGACGCAAAGAACATATTTGCACATCCTGATGGCGACCACCTAACATTATTGAATGTCTACCATGCATTCAAGTCAGACGAAGCTTATGAGTACGGGATCAACAAGTGGTGCCGCGACAACTTTTTAAATTATAGATCTCTATCTGCTGCTGACAACATCCGCAACCAATTGGAAAGGTTGATGGTTCGTTACAATCTCGAGTTGAACACTACAGATTATGACTCCCCTAGATATTTCGATAACATTAGAAAAGCGTTAGCTGCAGGCTTCTTTATGCAGGTCGCAAAAAAACGATCTGGCGGAAAAGGTTATATCACAGTCAAAGATAACCAAGATGTTTTGATACATCCTTCAACTGTTTTGGGCCATGATGCCGAATGGGTTGTATACAATGAATTCGTTCTAACCTCCAAAAACTACATTAGAACTGTAACATCAGTTAGACCTGAATGGTTAATAGAATTAGCACCAGCTTATTATGACCTCGATCACTTCCAAAAAGGTGACATTAAACTATCGTTAGAAAGGGTAAAGCAAAAGCTCGATAAAATGGTGGAGCtacaacaagaaaaaaaaaaaagtgcGAAATCTAAAAAGTCTAAGAAATAA
- the COQ8 gene encoding protein kinase COQ8 (similar to uniprot|P27697 Saccharomyces cerevisiae YGL119W ABC1 Protein required for ubiquinone (coenzyme Q) biosynthesis which in turn is required for respiratory growth) — MSRKGLYQAICLSESFCNVVKNSASIGRQSLDIWLKTSTLTRPVLSKFQWFYDKDWEHARKLSESVRKSTKGHSSKKAHLSKCSVKNKKNVRHFSSYHRCSNKAADAIPEDKLVNKQKANKLESSEVPSSRISRLFHYGHLAASVGISAASQSITQLSRGQSSSFKDLLLSDSNVERIANKFSQMRGAALKLGQLMSFQDEKVLPPQLYTILSRVQNSANYMPPRQLDRLLARELSSDWEKKFKSFDRTPIAAASIGQVHNAVLHNGEECVVKIQYPGVKDSIDSDLNNLLMLLTASSLLPKGLFLDKTIDNARKELKWECDYHREANALKHFASLLKDDPVFEVPFVYDELTTENIITMQRMKGTEITKLPVNTPQEVRDYICDNIMRLCLQEIAQFKYMQTDPNWANFLYNSKTKKIELLDFGASRGFPEPFIHNYRKLLTQATKGDRIGVAETSVELGYLTGLESTAMVDAHVESVMTLGEPFSGDPEKSFDFANQTVSDRVRSKITVMLNERLCPPPEETYSLHRKFSGVFLLCSKMRAKVSCSKLFKEYFAL, encoded by the coding sequence ATGTCGAGAAAAGGGCTATATCAAGCTATCTGTTTATCAGAGTCCTTCTGCAACGTGGTAAAAAATTCTGCCTCGATTGGTAGACAGTCTCTTGATATTTGGCTAAAAACTTCCACTTTGACAAGACCGGTACTGTCTAAATTTCAATGGTTTTACGACAAGGACTGGGAACATGCCCGTAAACTTTCTGAATCCGTCAGAAAATCTACGAAAGGGCACTCTTCTAAAAAAGCACACCTTAGCAAGTGCTCAgtcaagaacaaaaaaaatgtgaGACATTTTTCATCTTATCACAGGTGTTCTAATAAAGCAGCTGACGCTATTCCAGAGGATAAATTGGTGAACAAACAAAAGGCTAATAAACTGGAAAGTTCAGAAGTCCCTTCATCACGTATCTCTCGGCTTTTTCATTACGGCCACCTAGCTGCTAGTGTGGGTATTTCTGCTGCATCTCAAAGTATCACTCAGCTGAGTCGTGGCCAATCATCAAGTTTTAAAGATTTACTGTTATCAGATTCTAATGTTGAAAGGATTGCAAATAAATTCTCTCAAATGAGAGGAGCAGCATTAAAGTTGGGCCAACTAATGTCATTCCAGGATGAGAAGGTTTTACCTCCGCAATTATACACGATACTTTCAAGAGTTCAGAACAGTGCTAATTATATGCCTCCAAGACAGTTGGACAGGCTACTGGCTAGAGAATTGAGTTCTGATtgggaaaagaaattcaagaGTTTCGACAGGACTCCTATCGCTGCAGCAAGCATTGGTCAAGTTCATAATGCTGTTTTGCACAACGGCGAGGAATGTGTCGTGAAGATACAATATCCAGGAGTCAAAGACTCTATTGACAGCGACCTAAACAATCTTCTTATGTTATTAACTGCTTCCAGTTTATTACCAAAGGGATTGTTTTTGGATAAAACCATTGATAATGCTCGTAAAGAATTAAAGTGGGAATGTGATTATCATAGAGAGGCTAATGCATTGAAGCATTTTGCTAGTTTGTTGAAAGACGACCCTGTTTTCGAGGTACCGTTTGTATATGATGAACTGACGACAGAGAACATCATAACTATGCAGAGAATGAAAGGTACTGAAATCACGAAGCTTCCGGTTAACACACCACAAGAAGTCAGGGATTATATTTGTGATAACATAATGAGATTGTGTCTACAGGAGATTGCTCAATTCAAATACATGCAAACGGATCCTAACTGGGCCAATTTTCTATACAACtccaaaaccaaaaaaattgaacttTTAGATTTCGGTGCTAGTAGAGGTTTCCCCGAACCCTTTATCCATAACTACCGTAAGTTATTAACTCAAGCTACAAAAGGTGATCGTATCGGTGTGGCGGAAACATCAGTGGAGCTAGGCTATTTGACAGGCCTAGAATCAACCGCTATGGTGGATGCGCATGTTGAATCTGTCATGACTCTTGGTGAACCATTTTCAGGTGATCCAGAGAAATCCTTTGATTTTGCTAATCAAACTGTCAGTGACAGAGTCAGATCAAAGATTACTGTTATGTTAAATGAAAGATTATGCCCACCCCCAGAGGAAACCTATTCCTTGCATAGAAAGTTCAGTGGAGTATTTCTATTATGCTCAAAGATGAGAGCAAAAGTCTCATGTTCTAAACTGTTTAAAGAATATTTTGCTTTATGA
- the FIR1 gene encoding Fir1p (similar to uniprot|P40020 Saccharomyces cerevisiae YER032W FIR1 Protein involved in 3' mRNA processing, interacts with Ref2p; potential Cdc28p substrate): MSYFSTPTKQSKSTYSPQSCLKQQDMNSSFQKSHKPCSSQVRFSLPVEERSSDIDTTIDNDEENHPNSHFGHEKNPHFLDSDKSHTRMSCSRSESPSKIVYPASLNMHEEMPTFVDYSKKVNVPVPKEIWDHHNRYQSMSTMDHSGSIHATPDGSPRKSHSRNNSIQSIIVETIETYNPRSGNNCTLDFQERPILLPNENTASELYIRSDSPMNKYEVPIPLQIHLPPYLSPDNKNKRRNSLVFDGDGYSVYLGDGDSDASSSSDTQDYLQNYVEESDVSIPSADNNLSFNVSDDDVDAKLGIDEDANVDLKKQVRNLKKSSTHHSKPALNKTLPEIEIQNPEAKLVKSNALKILATPTKEITIPAIEDIPRPTTKNGTLAFFNSFTESKEQISSKNSECPAKNEPNLNFKFPPNSEVPNDDNNFLKTSADPSNADIERRRQMLRQNMGPRSHAHKRSRSIHNGTDMFVTMSPVNDIHTQEESSPPAPKIPQRSPLRPSSMLSLRTEYPGSETATVAINSRNKTLSIDETPGDKSVEEVYDISSVYSSEDDQQFSFMNSAEALPKVTVDEQSQDDEVPSKATPIAIIVEKNAEQGRVNSSSPIPPKPLSTIHSFATNIETSLEIPTSRIMAEALKDISRNRSLLDPATRLSNNTKTNSQSSYESEVSHRSYSSIATTVTEPALTETTGKKSDQYKLPNIWQAKSSKAPETRPSCYSNDKLRASDSNKLQDFHSHYNLDKDYTILENHGGKMVEVIVLDPPEDDAKNHSLSFASPRSQRKSAEIADLCEQTAEELKGLILELTSNNKKEPGTISKSKSLPPLPRPLLNGQKNALRHNKMSPEKQRRYMERIQGIQH, encoded by the coding sequence ATGTCCTACTTCAGTACACCGACTAAACAGTCGAAATCTACGTACAGTCCACAATCATGCTTGAAACAACAAGATATGAACAGTTCTTTTCAGAAATCACACAAACCCTGCTCTTCGCAAGTGCGGTTCTCACTCCCAGTAGAAGAAAGATCAAGCGACATTGATACAACtattgataatgatgaagaaaaccATCCTAATAGTCACTTTGGACATGAGAAAAATCCTCACTTCCTAGATTCAGACAAATCTCATACAAGAATGAGTTGTTCAAGGTCAGAGTCTCCTAGCAAAATTGTGTATCCGGCATCGTTAAACATGCATGAGGAAATGCCCACGTTTGTTGATTATTCCAAGAAAGTTAACGTTCCTGTGCCGAAAGAAATATGGGATCATCATAATAGGTATCAAAGTATGAGCACAATGGACCATTCTGGTAGTATCCATGCCACTCCTGATGGATCTCCGCGTAAATCCCACTCAAGAAACAATTCGATACAATCTATAATCGTGGAAACTATCGAAACCTACAATCCAAGATCCGGTAACAATTGTACCTTGGACTTTCAAGAGAGACCAATTTTGCTGCCAAACGAAAACACTGCATCGGAACTGTACATTAGATCAGATTCGCCGATGAATAAATACGAAGTACCCATTCCATTACAAATCCACTTACCGCCATATCTTTCTCCTGATAATAAGAATAAGAGGAGAAATAGCTTGGTGTTCGATGGTGATGGTTACTCCGTGTATTTGGGAGATGGCGACTCGGATgcttcaagttcttcagATACGCAGGATTATTTGCAGAATTATGTGGAAGAAAGTGATGTATCTATTCCTTCGGCAGATAATAACTTGTCTTTCAATGTtagtgatgatgatgttgatgCTAAGTTAGgtattgatgaagatgcCAATGTTGACTTAAAGAAACAAGTCCggaacttgaagaagagttCAACACATCACTCAAAACCAGCGTTAAATAAAACATTACCTGAAATTGAGATCCAAAACCCGGAAGCTAAGTTAGTCAAAAGTAATGCATTAAAAATCCTTGCAACGCCGACGAAAGAAATTACCATTCCAGCAATTGAAGACATACCTAGACCAACTACAAAGAACGGAACATTGGCATTCTTTAATAGCTTTACGGAATCTAAAGAGCAGATATCGTCGAAGAACTCGGAATGTCCCGCAAAGAATGAACCGAATCtgaatttcaaatttccTCCAAACTCTGAAGTTccaaatgatgataataacTTTTTAAAGACTTCTGCGGACCCTTCGAATGCAGAcatagaaagaagaaggcaAATGCTGCGGCAGAATATGGGCCCTCGATCTCATGCCCATAAAAGGTCGAGAAGTATTCATAATGGGACAGACATGTTTGTGACAATGTCTCCCGTGAATGACATACACACTCAGGAAGAAAGCAGTCCGCCAGCTCCTAAAATACCCCAAAGATCTCCTCTAAGACCTAGCAGCATGTTGAGCCTGCGTACTGAGTACCCTGGAAGTGAAACAGCCACTGTGGCGATAAATTCTAGAAATAAAACCCTTAGTATTGACGAAACCCCAGGTGATAAAAGTGTGGAAGAAGTTTACGACATTTCTTCAGTATACAGTTCTGAAGATGACCAACAATTTAGTTTCATGAATAGCGCTGAGGCACTACCCAAGGTTACTGTCGATGAACAATCTCAAGATGACGAAGTACCCTCTAAAGCTACTCCGATCGCCATTATCGTAGAGAAAAATGCCGAACAGGGCCGTGTAAATTCCAGCTCACCAATCCCACCAAAACCGTTGTCCACCATCCACTCATTTGCAACTAATATTGAGACATCTTTGGAGATTCCAACTAGTAGGATAATGGCAGAAGCACTAAAAGATATTAGCAGAAACAGATCTCTCCTGGATCCAGCTACTAGACTTTCAAATAAtacaaaaacaaacagtCAGTCATCGTATGAATCAGAGGTATCACATAGATCGTATTCCAGTATTGCAACTACTGTCACTGAACCTGCGTTAACGGAAACAACTGGTAAAAAATCTGATCAGTATAAGTTGCCGAATATATGGCAGGCAAAGTCCTCTAAGGCTCCAGAGACCCGCCCATCATGTTATTCTAATGACAAACTACGTGCAAGTGACAGCAACAAACTTCAAGATTTCCACAGCCACTACAATCTAGATAAAGACTACACCATACTTGAAAATCACGGTGGCAAAATGGTGGAGGTTATAGTGTTGGATCCTCCTGAAGATGATGCAAAAAACCACTCCTTAAGCTTCGCAAGTCCTCGATCTCAAAGAAAATCGGCAGAAATTGCTGATTTATGCGAACAGACAGCAGAAGAACTCAAGGGCTTAATACTTGAGCTAACTTCAAACAATAAAAAGGAACCGGGAACTATATCTAAGTCAAAATCCTTGCCACCACTCCCACGACCTTTGCTCAATGGACAAAAGAATGCACTGCGCCATAATAAAATGTCTCCTGAAAAGCAGAGAAGATATATGGAGAGAATACAGGGGATACAACACTAA
- the CHZ1 gene encoding Chz1p (similar to uniprot|P40019 Saccharomyces cerevisiae YER030W), giving the protein MAEEIKDKQEFQIGAEEPDSSNVASQAKRSAESELASTADANDKKSKKKRRRRNYDDLDEKIAQEDKASATSGANKEEDSESEVDDEKLDQMMVKEDEEEDDLSEIDSSNIITTGRRTRGKIIDYKKTAEKLEKNGEVGKDDDDDEDDEENDEEFKDPAAPAPAPASPTEPK; this is encoded by the coding sequence ATggctgaagaaattaagGATAAGcaagaatttcaaatagGTGCAGAAGAGCCTGACTCTTCCAACGTTGCTTCACAAGCTAAAAGAAGTGCTGAAAGTGAGCTTGCTTCTACCGCTGATGCCAACGATAAGAAAtctaaaaagaagagaagaagaagaaactatgatgatttggatgaaAAAATTGCTCAAGAAGACAAGGCATCTGCTACTTCTGGTGCTAACAAGGAAGAAGATAGTGAAAGTGAAGTCGATGACGAAAAATTAGATCAAATGATGgtaaaagaagatgaagaagaagacgacCTTTCAGAAATCGATAGTTCCAATATTATAACTACTGGTAGGAGAACTCGTGGTAAGATTATTGATTATAAAAAGACTGCCgagaaattggaaaaaaatggtGAGGTTGGCaaggatgatgatgatgatgaagacgatgaagaaaatgacgAAGAGTTCAAGGATCCAGCTGCTCCTGCCCCTGCCCCTGCTAGTCCGACTGAACCCAAATAG
- a CDS encoding protein kinase subunit beta (uniprot|Q00995 Kluyveromyces lactis FOG1 protein) yields the protein MGNLPSHSNRPHHKHPSTMSQNVKDVSMVDINEAMNERQDDTSNKVETPGASSNLTQSLSQMNIDDRNELTPQLSSRKSTLIFNDDFDDISNQHKHIEHQNNYDDGRIITDNEDEDEDVVNNIITGPSDGSASSLSADSPAASSHSEDGRHQNSAYTNNSQEQHANKVSGNHYDGNVQHPGPAINQQTQPVPERRPTMVPVEITWQQGGSKVYVTGSFTGWRKMIGLVPVTDKPGVFHIKLQLPPGTHRFRFIVDNELRFSDFLPTATDQMGNFVNYLEIVPPESMQMMNYELDAQQQTQQKQNMQNQQLSDNVSQSQKIRDQTIQSQVRRQPSQSKDGKLSARSQLALHIEEDPDDMGNGYTRFKEEQQLKTDYEYTQDIPAVFTDPSVMEQYYLTLDQQQNNQQNMSWLTPPQLPPQLENVILNNYNKNAEPGSENNSGALPIPNHVVLNHLATSSIKHNTLCVASIVRYKRKYATQILYAPLQ from the coding sequence ATGGGGAATTTACCCAGTCATTCCAACAGACCACATCACAAACATCCATCAACTATGTCTCAGAACGTTAAAGATGTCTCTATGGTTGACATCAATGAAGCTATGAATGAAAGACAGGATGACACTTCAAATAAGGTCGAAACCCCAGGAGCATCCTCGAACCTTACCCAATCTCTATCACAAATGAACATTGATGACAGAAATGAGTTAACACCACAGCTTTCATCCAGAAAATCCACGTTGATATTTAATGACGACTTCGATGATATTTCGAATCAGCATAAGCACATTGAACACCAGAATAATTACGACGACGGAAGAATCATCACTGacaatgaagatgaggatgaggatgTTGTGAATAATATCATAACAGGACCCTCTGATGGATCTGCATCCTCGCTTTCAGCAGATTCGCCAGCTGCCAGTTCACACAGCGAAGATGGAAGACATCAAAATTCAGCATACACTAACAACTCTCAAGAACAACATGCCAACAAAGTTTCAGGAAATCATTACGATGGGAACGTACAACATCCAGGCCCTGCTATTAATCAGCAGACGCAACCGGTACCTGAACGTAGACCTACCATGGTTCCTGTTGAGATAACGTGGCAACAAGGCGGTTCCAAGGTCTATGTAACAGGTTCCTTCACTGGCTGGCGTAAGATGATTGGCCTTGTACCTGTTACTGACAAACCTGGAGTTTTCCATATCAAGTTACAATTACCTCCCGGTACTCACAGATTTAGATTCATCGTTGATAATGAACTCCGGTTCAGCGACTTTCTTCCCACTGCAACTGATCAGATGGGTAATTTTGTTAATtatcttgaaattgttCCACCTGAGTCGATGCAAATGATGAATTATGAACTGGATGCCCAACAACAGACACAGCAAAAGCAAAATATGCAAAATCAACAACTCTCAGATAATGTTTCTCAATCTCAGAAAATTCGCGATCAAACCATCCAGTCACAGGTTAGAAGGCAACCATCTCAAAGTAAAGATGGCAAATTAAGTGCCAGATCCCAGCTTGCTTTGcatattgaagaagaccCTGATGATATGGGAAACGGATACACCCGTTTCAAAGAGGAACAACAGCTAAAGACCGATTATGAGTATACTCAGGATATCCCTGCTGTCTTTACAGATCCTTCGGTGATGGAACAGTATTATCTCACATTAGACCAGCAACAGAacaatcaacaaaatatgTCATGGTTAACTCCTCCACAACTTCCACCTCAGTTGGAGAATGTTATTCTCAATAATTACAACAAAAATGCTGAACCAGGTAGTGAAAATAATTCAGGTGCGTTGCCAATTCCTAACCACGTCGTTCTTAATCATTTAGCAACGTCTTCTATTAAACATAATACTTTATGTGTTGCTAGCATCGTTAgatacaaaagaaaatatgcAACACAGATACTATATGCGCCATTGCAATGA